A single Anopheles arabiensis isolate DONGOLA chromosome 2, AaraD3, whole genome shotgun sequence DNA region contains:
- the LOC120894901 gene encoding LOW QUALITY PROTEIN: transcriptional activator cubitus interruptus (The sequence of the model RefSeq protein was modified relative to this genomic sequence to represent the inferred CDS: deleted 3 bases in 3 codons), whose protein sequence is MPEKETFHEHMQVHPFHHPGHSLAAHHAHHHPQAGLAAHGLSAAAAAAAAAAAAAAAAAATSNGAGPAGSGAYGPLQIPSAFVAFHTQLPAAAGLDQRAAHDGRYLWDPTASPSAPSFHHPHHTAPHGLASNANFAELQFLSARRAAVAAAVASVEVAQGSGTVLSPHPPAPATVVPLTISPPATSGASLKGNGERSCSAGTTPIGNGNSPTAAGTGTSSPGLPTSNGTTGTTVGPSAGQTNIHSVPVPHPSDFHPAYRIPGYMEHLYSLQHASASLHGLGLTSEYINARNAIADLHPANSLASADFHFSIDAASRLNSPRPGSIRASVSRKRALSSSPYSDSFDISSMIRYSPNSLASLVNASRSSSTSGSYGHLSASALSPALGMHNAMPPHLQHLLRSSGFLHSLPGHHTPAASMFSLSHHPLHAGHSLTKPQQISDLSSKRQEQPTSSSQVTRVEADSASNAQQKKIRVKREAPQVYSHKPNRQEDCSDMITSNHLPSPTSTQGPTNGTISTTSTTKNGGLNLSPMQRDLNNGVQGAECNVTNIGSAMDVSSNGNASGDGGLYGEDNSCRDGTRADTTDPKDEPGDFIETNCHWRECSLEFNTQDELVKHINNDHIHANKKSFVCRWEDCSRDEKPFKAQYMLVVHMRRHTGEKPHKCTFEGCCKAYSRLENLKTHLRSHTGEKPYTCEYPGCSKAFSNASDRAKHQNRTHSNEKPYVCKAPGCTKRYTDPSSLRKHVKTVHGAEFYANKKHKGNNYGGGSNGGDGPGEDGEGSNHMFDSSPHSEDKTTSMSSPSIKSESDANSPGHPPINSPMSLSALTAGLGEDYHDGNNMPLGSIVEIDDPVWPYVDEDLEVADLPYVLREMVDLGGPTGTAAISTRNNPRNRFRTRINNKGSLLSSSPLSNIPEINSQNTQNYGLGDLNKKITDLKMEPGVTPPPQPGSLPSATVGKSGQTDQMRPLLHPSSTSTTMMMMNAYLNPAAALNRRDSNNSTTSSSYYSMRSADISRRSSQTSQQSSNSTMRPSYYNSSSLYDPISPGSSRRSSSMSTTTTGGQSLPPPPSSHLISTHLQRFGANSQLIGSISSGGGLTNSNGSGARHSIPNNLTNNCIGFYGHQQNVTAQIDRRMSEPVASGSNIMAAPSMAGRLGSQYLNRRMGSMNNATIRGPQNSNTTNATNCTVTSAVPSTANNKPMMSTATSKLHPNQEVVLDEVEEGEMVENKLVIPDDMLQYLNQVADMAGETVSSNINNPTNQINSSASVLASPSGSSWTNPLHENGMQSINNHPIGPLESASNLSANFMQPRTTTTNILMSPQSQYSNDESSVMSNIMSPQTPQPQMLSPMVPDNAVVLSTNNFTVPPSSNGPQQLQSQLSVSHTPHTPPVQCQTLHNEIQNFGNDNNNFHVINGANYQHQHQQQQQQQQQQQQQQQQQPSPGRNRPIACSNLIGYYHRTDQSAHHCCLAMMMQGSLHINQPTNGAPNQPNGSGQIQPQSQMNQYKNPFSLNLASFNTDDSSVQNTVVGDPTSNIEIQCGDISQSQMSPAIVAMAPSRNNPSLTIENQQQALDIDTAPQIRQQPMESSLQTPPLPSTPTGFGESTAGPQPAPLPMSLTADNGISIGQTDQGSAMGSDTYQRTLEYVQNCQNWNESADLVSSSTHPSSNLVINDMSTSLSSYFEEDRYLQMIQ, encoded by the exons CTTGGCAAGTAATGCAAATTTTGCAGAACTACAGTTTTTAAGCGCACGTCGTGCGGCTGTCGCTGCGGCCGTTGCTAGCGTCGAAGTTGCACAAGGTAGCGGAACAGTATTATCTCCACATCCGCCTGCTCCAGCAACTGTAGTTCCGTTAACCATTTCGCCTCCGGCTACTTCTGGTGCTTCGTTAAAAGGAAATGGTGAGAGATCTTGCAGTGCCGGTACAACTCCAATCGGCAACGGAAATTCACcgacagcagcaggaacaggCACATCCAGTCCAGGACTACCTACGTCAAACGGCACCACTGGAACGACCGTGGGTCCTTCTGCTGGACAGACCAACATCCACTCCGTACCAGTACCACATCCAAGCGATTTTCATCCCGCCTATAGAATACCCGGCTACATGGAACACCTGTACTCGTTGCAACACGCTTCGGCGTCTCTACACG GTCTTGGATTGACATCGGAGTACATCAATGCTAGGAACGCCATCGCCGATCTACATCCAGCCAACTCC CTAGCCAGTGCGGATTTTCATTTCAGCATCGATGCAGCTAGTCGACTCAACAGTCCTCGCCCGGGCAGCATACGAGCTAGTGTTAGCCGGAAGCGAGCTCTTTCGTCATCGCCATACTCGGATTCATTCGACATTAGTTCCATGATACGATACTCTCCAAACTCTTTAGCATCTCTGGTGAACGCCTCTCGAAGCAGTAGTACAAGTGGTTCCTATGGCCATCTATCGGCCAGTGCGCTCAGTCCAGCACTTGGTATGCACAACGCAATGCCACCACACCTTCAACATCTCCTACGGAGTAGTGGATTTCTTCATTCACTCCCTGGTCACCATACGCCAGCAGCTAGTATGTTTTCATTATCTCACCATCCTCTTCATGCAGGTCATTCGTTGACCAAACCACAG CAAATTTCCGACCTGTCAAGTAAAAGACAGGAGCAACCAACATCTAGCTCACAAGTTACACGTGTCGAAGCTGATAGTGCTAGTAACGcccaacaaaagaaaatccgTGTTAAACGTGAAGCTCCACAAGTATATTCACATAAACCAAATAGACAAGAAGATTGTTCGGATATGATTACATCAAACCATCTTCCAAGCCCTACATCGACACAAGGACCAACCAACGGAACTATTTCGACAACTTCTACTACTAAAAATGGAGGACTTAATCTAAGCCCTATGCAACGCGATTTGAATAACGGAGTCCAGGGAGCAGAGTGCAATGTCACCAACATTGGCAGTGCAATGGACGTTAGTTCTAATGGCAATGCAAGTGGCGATGGTGGACTTTATGGAGAGGACAATAGTTGTCGTGATGGTACTCGAGCGGATACCACTGACCCAAAAGATGAACCAGGCGATTTCATAGAGACGAATTGCCATTGGCGTGAGTGTTCTTTGGAGTTCAATACACAAGACGAGCTAGTTAAGCATATTAACAATGATCATATtcacgcaaacaaaaaatcatttgtATGTCGCTGGGAAGATTGTTCGCGTGATGAAAAACCGTTTAAAGCACAATACATGCTTGTCGTACATATGCGTCGCCATACGGGAGAAAAACCACACAAGTGTACG tttgaaGGGTGCTGCAAAGCGTATTCAAGACTGGAAAATCTTAAGACTCACCTTCGCTCACATACTGGTGAAAAGCCATACACCTGCGAATATCCCGGATGCAGCAAAGCATTCAGCAACGCATCTGATCGTGCGAAACATCAAAATCGAACGCACAGTAATGAG AAACCATACGTGTGCAAAGCCCCAGGATGCACCAAAAGATACACGGATCCCAGTTCGTTGCGTAAACATGTAAAAACTGTCCATGGCGCTGAGTTTtacgcaaacaaaaagcacaaaGGAAACAATTACGGTGGTGGTAGCAATGGTGGCGATGGTCCAGGGGAGGATGGTGAAGGATCTAACCACATGTTCGACAGTAGTCCGCACAGCGAAGACAAAACAACGAGCATGAGCAGTCCCAGCATCAAGTCAGAATCGGATGCAAATTCTCCCGGTCATCCACCAATTAACAGTCCGATGTCACTATCGGCACTTACTGCCGGACTCGGTGAAGACTATCACGACGGGAATAATATGCCACTGGGTAGTATCGTTGAAATAGATGATCCCGTTTGGCCGTATGTCGATGAAGATCTAGAAGTGGCTGATCTGCCGTATGTACTTCGTGAAATGGTTGATCTTGGAGGTCCtacaggaacagcggcaatATCGACTCGTAATAATCCAAGGAATCGATTTAGAACCCGAATCAACAACAAAGGTTCTTTGCTGAGCAGCAGTCCATTGTCAAACATTCCGGAAATTAACAGCCAAAACACGCAAAATTACGGACTAGGAGACCTGAAC AAAAAGATAACTGATCTCAAGATGGAACCAGGTGTGACACCTCCTCCCCAGCCCGGGTCCCTTCCTTCAGCAACAGTTGGCAAGAGCGGACAGACCGATCAAATGCGTCCACTCTTGCATCCATCATCCACATCTACtaccatgatgatgatgaatgcATATCTAAATCCCGCTGCGGCGTTGAACAGGCGGGATAGCAATAACAGTACAACGAGTAGCTCATATTACAGCATGCGGTCGGCCGACATTAGCCGTCGCAGTAGCCAAACATCCCAACAAAGCAGTAATTCTACTATGCGGCCAAGCTACTATAATTCCTCTTCATTATATGATCCTATCTCACCTGGTAGTTCGCGTCGTTCAAGTTCCATGTCGACTACTACAACT GGGGGGCAAAGTTTACCTCCTCCACCTTCTTCTCATCTAATTTCAACACACCTGCAGCGGTTTGGTGCTAACAGTCAGTTGATTGGATCGATAAGTTCTGGAGGAGGACTAACTAATAGCAATGGCAGTGGAGCCCGACACTCAATACCGAACAATTTGACTAACAATTGTATAGGATTTTATGGTCATCAGCAAAACGTTACAGCTCAAATCGATCGGCGTATGTCAGAGCCAGTTGCTAGTGGATCGAACATAATGGCTGCGCCATCAATGGCTGGTCGATTAGGGTCGCAGTATTTAAACCGTCGGATGGGTTCTATGAATAATGCAACAATTCGAGGCCCACAAAACTCAAACACCACTAATGCAACGAATTGTACGGTTACGTCGGCAGTACCATCAACAGCAAATAACAAGCCTATGATGTCTACAGCTACAAGTAAATTGCATCCTAATCAGGAAGTAGTGTTGGACGAAGTAGAGGAAGGAGAAATGGTAGAAAATAAGCTTGTTATACCAGATGACATGTTGCAGTATCTCAACCAAGTTGCAGATATGGCTGGAGAAACTGTATcatcaaatataaataatCCAACCAACCAAATTAATTCGTCAGCTAGCGTGCTTGCTAGTCCCAGCGGAAGCTCTTGGACAAATCCTCTGCATGAAAATGGAATGCAGAGTATTAACAACCATCCAATAGGACCATTAGAATCTGCCTCTAACTTGTCTGCAAACTTTATGCAACCACGAACTACAACAACGAACATTCTAATGAGTCCACAATCCCAGTACAGTAACGATGAGTCCAGTGTCATGAGCAACATAATGTCACCACAAACTCCGCAACCCCAAATGCTATCGCCGATGGTGCCTGATAATGCAGTAGTACTATCCACAAATAATTTCACGGTACCACCTTCGTCTAATGGGCCACAGCAACTACAATCACAGCTGAGCGTATCGCACACTCCACATACACCACCAGTGCAATGTCAAACCTTGCACAATGAAATCCAGAATTTCGGAAATGATAATAACAACTTCCATGTGATTAACGGAGCTAATT accaacaccaacatcaacagcaacagcaacagcaacagcaacagcaacagcaacagcaacagcaac cttcGCCTGGGCGAAATCGTCCAATCGCATGTTCTAATTTGATAGGATATTATCACCGAACAGATCAAAGTGCGCATCATTGTTGCTTGGCTATGATGATGCAAGGATCGCTTCACATTAATCAACCAACTAATGGTGCACCTAACCAACCAAATGGCAGTGGTCAGATTCAACCGCAATCGCAAATGAATCAATATAAGAATCCTTTCAGTCTTAACCTCGCTAGTTTCAATACGGATGACAGCTCCGTTCAAAATACTGTAGTTGGTGATCCAACTTCGAACATTGAGATACAATGTGGGGACATCAGTCAGTCCCAGATGTCGCCCGCGATCGTAGCGATGGCACCGTCAAGGAATAATCCTTCATTGACCATTGAAAATCAGCAACAAGCCTTAGATATAGACACAGCACCTCAAATACGCCAGCAGCCAATGGAAAGTAGCCTTCAAACACCTCCATTGCCATCTACACCGACTGGTTTTGGAGAATCAACCGCAGGTCCTCAGCCAGCACCATTACCAATGTCTCTTACCGCCGATAACGGAATATCGATCGGACAAACTGATCAAGGAAGTGCCATGGGTTCAGATACGTATCAAAGAACCCTAGAATATGTTCAAAATTGTCAAAATTGGAATGAATCGGCGGACTTGGTCAGCAGTAGTACTCATCCTTCGTCAAATCTTGTCATCAACGATATGAGTACGTCGTTGAGCTCCTATTTTGAGGAAGATCGGTATCTACAAATGATTCAATAG